CGTTATTGTGTGCCATGCGGGCGGATAAAAAACATGCTGCTAACAAATTGCATTTTGTGGTCATGGAAGCAGTGGGACGGGCACGGACGATAGAAATTGACGATGAAACGCCGGTGCGCCAGACTATAGAGGAAATGCGATGAGTTATCCGCGTACCCGTATGCGCCGTATGCGTAGCGATGATTGGATGCGGCGTTTGACGGCAGAAAACACCTTGTCGGTAAGCGATCTCATCTGGCCATTGTTTGTTCACGATGGCTGTGGCGAAGAGGCAGTAGCGTCTATGCCCGGCGTGGCGCGGTTAGATAGTGATGGTTTGTGGCGTGCTGCCGAGCAGGCGTTGTCATTAAACATTCCAGCGGTAGCACTGTTTCCGGTTATTTCGGAGGAGAAAAAAACATCTGATGGTGCCGAAGCGTGGAATGAGAAAGGATTGATTCCACGCGTTGTGAGTGGATTAAAATCGCGTTTCCCGGAGTTAGGAGTGATTGTCGATGTGGCATTAGACCCGTACACCTCGCATGGACAAGACGGCGTTATCAACGACGCGGGTATGGTGCTTAACGATGAAACCGTTTCCTTATTGCGACGACAAGCACTCACTCAAGCGGCCGCCGGCGCCGATATTGTGGCGCCATCGGATATGATGGACGGACGCATTGGTGTATTGCGGGACGCTTTGGAAGCGGAAGGTTTTTCCAATGTCAAAATATTATCCTATGCGGCCAAATATGCTTCGGCATTTTATGGACCGTTTCGGGATGCCGTAGGTTCGGCAGGAACGTTGGGCAAGGCAGATAAGCAAACTTATCAAATGAGTGTCGCCAACCGTCGTGAAGCGTTGGCAGAAATGCGGCTGGATCTGGAGGAAGGGGCGGACATGTTGATGGTCAAACCCGGCATGCCATATTTAGACGTGGTACGGGAGGCAGCGTACGTTTTTGATGCGCCAATTTTTGTTTATCAGGTGTCAGGGGAATATGCAATGTTGTGTGCTGCCGCAGCTAACGGCTGGATAAATGCCGATTTATGTATGGTGGAGTCATTATTAGCTTTCAAACGTGCTGGGGCGTGCGGGATTTTGACTTATTTTGCGCCGCAGGCAGCGGCACTGCTCAACCAATAACACATGCAACTTATAAACGATAGCGGGTTTGGTCTTTTTCATTTTTGATTGTAGCCGCATTTCAAAAAATGCCGTTTTTATGAAAATGAATCTCGCCTTTTATTATTTAAAAGAACAAACCTCGTAACACAAATTATTATAGACAT
This genomic interval from Candidatus Persebacteraceae bacterium Df01 contains the following:
- the hemB gene encoding porphobilinogen synthase codes for the protein MSYPRTRMRRMRSDDWMRRLTAENTLSVSDLIWPLFVHDGCGEEAVASMPGVARLDSDGLWRAAEQALSLNIPAVALFPVISEEKKTSDGAEAWNEKGLIPRVVSGLKSRFPELGVIVDVALDPYTSHGQDGVINDAGMVLNDETVSLLRRQALTQAAAGADIVAPSDMMDGRIGVLRDALEAEGFSNVKILSYAAKYASAFYGPFRDAVGSAGTLGKADKQTYQMSVANRREALAEMRLDLEEGADMLMVKPGMPYLDVVREAAYVFDAPIFVYQVSGEYAMLCAAAANGWINADLCMVESLLAFKRAGACGILTYFAPQAAALLNQ